One window from the genome of Vicinamibacterales bacterium encodes:
- a CDS encoding shikimate kinase, which translates to MIRLIGPGGAGKSTIGALLAARLEVLFVDLDRHFADLVGDIGEYIDQHGYDAYARENIEAYCSLFREAVCPGVVALSSGFMTYANDAHPEYGRIRREIEECAQTLVLLPSLNLECCVAETVRRQVARPFGRSPEREEAVVRTRFEIYMAFPIRKVETMSPPAAIVDEILAALSPVNHGAVPGLEPSILRPPWP; encoded by the coding sequence ATGATTCGACTGATCGGCCCCGGCGGAGCCGGGAAGAGCACGATCGGTGCTCTTCTCGCAGCGCGCCTGGAAGTACTCTTCGTCGATCTAGATCGGCACTTTGCTGACCTCGTCGGAGATATCGGCGAGTACATCGACCAGCACGGATACGACGCATACGCGCGAGAGAATATCGAAGCGTACTGCTCATTGTTCCGCGAAGCCGTCTGTCCTGGGGTTGTTGCGTTGTCTTCCGGCTTCATGACGTACGCCAACGACGCTCACCCAGAGTACGGACGCATTCGCCGCGAGATCGAGGAGTGCGCCCAGACACTCGTCCTCCTGCCCTCTCTGAACCTGGAATGCTGTGTGGCGGAGACCGTCCGCCGACAAGTCGCGCGTCCATTCGGACGATCTCCAGAGCGAGAAGAGGCCGTGGTACGGACACGGTTCGAGATCTACATGGCCTTTCCGATACGGAAAGTAGAGACGATGAGTCCTCCAGCCGCGATCGTGGACGAGATCCTCGCCGCGCTGTCGCCAGTGAATCACGGCGCCGTACCCGGCCTCGAACCTTCGATTCTTCGCCCACCCTGGCCGTGA